The Ptychodera flava strain L36383 chromosome 3 unlocalized genomic scaffold, AS_Pfla_20210202 Scaffold_26__1_contigs__length_13983176_pilon, whole genome shotgun sequence genome segment TAGTCATAATGACATTGAATGAAGGTATAGACGCCGATTTTAtcgttgttgttatttttatgATCGCCATCATATAAGCACAAGGAAATAAAAACTTTATAAGAATATAGGAGGTAATTTACTCACGTCATAAACTTTTTGCTGGAACCTCATCCACGGACGCTCTGCTCTTAATAAGCTATTTTAAGTCGGAAATGTATAATGACAAAGttcgaaaaaaatatttttggacgGAATACTTTTCTGGGTGATATTTGTTACTCGATCATTTTATATAACACTTACTTTGAGAGAAGAGTTAACAGTAAATTTGTATACGATAATGATAAGTATATCAGAATCATTAGGCACGCCGGAGCTCTACAGTCACTTGAATCGGATTTATCAGAAGATTCAGAACCTTCACTAGCCAAGCGATGTTTCTTCGGGCAAGGGATCCGGATCCCCGATGACCGTGTGATTGATAAGCGGCTTAACATGGTTGTAAAATGATAGACAaatcataaaattcatgatGAAAATGCCTATGAGATTCAAAACATCGGCTTACAATACATTACCtcgcatttgttttgttttcgaaAAAGGTTATGTTTGACGGACAATAAGGGATGGCAACACATTTTGACTTTAAATGGCAATTATACTTTTTTACGTGCAAAAGTAAGAGTATCATTTCCTCAGCGATGCCGAAACCAGTGTTTACCGTAGAATGGTAGTTATCTGGAGAACAGAATTTTGCGATAATACGAGCAATATTACGGTAATGTGTGATTTTATGGCAAAAAAGGAAGTAGATCGATATTATAGGTAACACGATCATTGAGATGATTGGATTTCCAAATTATCCAATAACGATTTTTTGTTGACTTAACATTCCAACTGTTCCTCATACAGAAACTGGCCTTGTTAGGATTTTACCTGGTCCACTAATACTACTGTTCTCGatgtttatctacaaatgtaagaTCAGCTCAATATTTTGACACTTTCACGAAACGCATACGTGGAtggataaaatggctgccttcaGCATTTGTAATGAACCCTATGTACTGGTCAGATGTTAATGTTAAACATGCCTGTAATTAAGTTCTAAGTTATAAAGAGCTGGTATACTATTACAAAGTGCCGTTTGACACGTCATAACAAGTTCCTTCTCAGTGGGTTCTACAGTAGAGGTGGCTTCAGATCAGACGCTACAAGACAGCGAACGATACAGAAAGTATGTGACATAGAGTAGAAGTAAACGTTCATGTACACTGAAACTATATATTGTATAGTAAAGCCGTCGAAAAATCCGAACTTCGATCATTTGTTCTCGTCGTGGTACGAAGCAAAAATGACTCAATCGTTAATCGCGACGCAACAACCCGGATGCTCCGCGGCGAGAATAGAGGGAAATCGTCGGGATTGGGGGTTACAGAACTGCAGCAAATCGCTGCCAAACTGTTCAAGTTGGATAGTGTCATATCAGTTCAAGGAAGTGCTTCAGATCAGGTGTCAGTTTGTGTTCTCTAACAGCTTGCCAAAAgcttagacttgctccaagtatATAGGCAcataagtatcaaaacatatagGAAATTGAAGGACAAATCATCAGCAGACCGTCGCGCTTATGGTAGGCTGTTGCCTAGATCGTGGGGGTGTACGCGTTGGTTACTCAGCTACCTAGAAAAGCCAGGCAACTTGGGCCAGTCTACCACAAGCTTTAAACGTTGAGCTAGGTCCGTTTCTAGCTTCATGCTCTAACTAGATGCTAATTGTGTGCATTCAACTCCTctttacagaaaaataattgtcaTGGTTTTCTCTACCTCCCTTACAGTGCAGTGTAGATCTTGACCTGGTTCAAATCGGTGATACACATTTGTTTGAAGTCATTGTGTTACTTacttagtttgtttgtttgtttatttgtttgtttgtttgtttgtttgtttacgtttaTTTGTTCATgaacttgtttgtttgttgtggcACTGATGTCCGGACTACATATATTATAGTTCAGGCTGTATTcaatcatcaataacaacatcTGACGATTAGACACACACAGGCTGTAGATATTTAGACATAATTTTTGGTAGCCACGAGATGGCGTACTCTTGAGTAAGGATAAAAATACGTAATAACGTCTGGTATTATAACCGTATCTGTGCTAGCATTAGGATACTTAAACCTCTCCTTTTGCATTTTAAACGGtaacactgaaaaaattgtgactTATTTTTTAGGCACTTGAAAGCCTTGACAACGGCATGCGATATTGTGATGCATTGGAAGAGGCAGAGGACGGAAGCAACCTTTTTCGTTATTTTGCTGGATTTGCCGATAAAATCGATGGACGAACCATTCCTGTCGGTGAGATGCTATTTTGTGTGTGGTGGTGGTTGTACAATAGGAAACATGTTAGACTGAGTAGGACGACTATAGATTAGCCCACACACCTGTGGCTGCGAActaaaacatattttcttaGGGCTCCAAGTAATGAGTAATGAATGAGTGGACTCCCTAACtcacttaattttcaaacaTAAATTCTCTGTGTCCACTTATCTTCAGTTTTGCCACTAAATACAAGATAAAGAAAGCCCTGTCCTAATCGACTTAGGCCGATGTTCATTAGTAAGATAGAAGGAAATGCCAAGACGTTGGTATAAACTTATCAAGTCTCGCTCGGTTTAATCTTCTGTACCCGGTATACAGCACAAATTACCACAGCTCGTCTTTTCAATGACGCAGACGTTCATGTTTACATGAAATTCCAGCTATTTTCACTATTGTCAACTGACTTGGCTCACAATGTCAGGCACCATAAAGTTACGCCTGATTCAGAGCAGGGAAATCTAGGGAAAAAAGATAGGAAAGCTTCGTTGTATTTATAGCAAATTTACACATTGCAATGTCTTGTTCTGTGCTGTAAATTACGACTCTGCGATGTTCCTTTCGTAATAATATAATTGTATCgtaaacacacacatatttaCGCATATTTAAttatcgtatatatatatatatatatatatatatatatatatatatatatatatatatatatatatatatatatatatatatattcatttatgATTTAATGGTAAATATGTACGATTATGGTATATATGTACGAATCAATAAATTTTATACTTTGCAAATTTTACGTTGCACAATTCAATCTTGTTCACAGATGGTccgtatttgagttacactcgTACTGAACCAATTGGTGTTTGTGGCGCGCTCTTACCGTGGAACTACCCCTTGGGAATTACGTTTTGGAAGATTAGTCAAGCTTTAGCATGTGGCAATACAGTCATATTGAAGCCATCAGAGGAAACACCACTCACTGCATTATATGTTGCATCTTTAGTTTTAGAGGTACTGTactttcagatttcatcataatatacTTTGCCTGAATAGAGCCACTTGATTTGCTGAAGCTGAGAGAATCCTGTCGTACGCGAcaattacaacccttttcagaattagagcgcaaagccactgcagtgaactgcaataaaactgcttacactaattagtttcagctgtagccatggccactttggtgttgaacaaggctacttgataaagaccaaaatgtctgcttgtacaaaggcaaaactagctctgtctgaagctcgagttgtaaatgagagtttacgattggcaccccgtgttcaagattaagatacaatgtaacattaccatgcactggtccatgtacaaatcttttttatttcaacttccccagacaaactgtctgcatgggacatacaatgttgtcgactttgccagctggctacagctgaaactaattagtgtgagcagttttattgcagttcactgcagtggcttcgcgctctaattctgaaaagggttgtaaacATCGAATGAAATTGTTTCCTCTGGcatgatgaaattcgtaatcTGTAGAAGATCATTTTACGTATGCTGCTTTGGAGATGACATGAAGATTAATTACACTTCTtagtttctttttttctcaagccgTAGGACAAATAAACCAACGATGTCATTTTCTTGTGAAACATAGTCActgcacacatacaaaacagagCATTTGCTGACTAATTCATCAGTTTCTTCTGTGGTTTCTGTCACAAGGCTGGATTCCCTCCTGGTGTTGTCAACGTTTTACCAGGATATGGCTCGACAGCTGGTGCCGCCATTGCAGAACACATGGATGTGGATAAACTGTTCTTCACTGGAACTATTGAGGTATCTCTTCATCATATTTCTCGATCACGGTAAACAATGTGGAACCCATTCTGTGGTATCAATAGAGACGTAGTATATGATTCATCTGGTGCAAACAACCTCAGAACAAATAATGTTCAAGTAATTTTTCAATGCTGTTTTCGTTTCCCAACTAGTCATCCTTTCAATTAAGATGGTTGCTTGAATATTAGCCAAGAATTGGATATTtcgtaaaaatattattttgttatgAGTGCAATAATGCCTATGTGGGACAAAAGGAAAAGTAAACAACTATGTCCAATTTATTTCTATTGTAAATTGCAATGTTCAACAAGAATCACTATGCAGATATAAGTCGGTGTTTTTTTCTCGGAGACTCGTTCATTCAATGGAAGGCCGTAGTGTGCCCGTGGCCACAACTCAGCTAGCTGCCTAATATGCGTCTCAATTATATTAAGGCCCAATTAGATGTAACTTTTGGGGTTTTTTGTAGATCAgatgttttgaaataaaatggaacttatgtaaaaatgtaaaaatttgcgACAAACGCACAACGTAGATTTTAACGATCGAAAAATTTTAGAGTTGCACGTCAACAATAAGCGCGACAAAAATCCCATAAGCGCCCTTATTTTATAGAGGAAATCCACCACTattgattgaaatatttgtattatcAAAGTCTGCTAAATAATGGAACATCACATCTCTCAGAAGATAGGATGGTGACTTTTGGtaagcaaaatgcaaaaaagatacagctaattgGGAAAGAACATAATTTGCGTTGAGGTGCAATTCACATCAGTTAGGTTGTCcttaatttgtctgtattccCTAAGTCATTACTGAGGTATTTAGTTATTATTTAAAACTAGCAGGACGAAAATGTATGCCACTATAATACCGTCAAATATTGTCGTCAAGAATCCTTTTCGTAGAATCTCTTGAGTGAAAGTGCTACTATTCATACTGTACACTTTGTGAGATCCCTTTCCGCATTGGAAGGTCGGTAGTCACACTCGGTCACTTTTAATAGGACACAAATGGAATACTTTACACACTCTGACTGGCCTTTCAGTAACAACTCAGATTTATGGGTGAGAATGGGCCATTGACATAACCCAAGAGTGACATTACTCTattactgtaacttttggttaagtttttgtggttttgttctgtgcatctactgcagtttcttgttctactccccaaagcgtGATGAAAAGTTCAGTTTTTAGCTCATCAATATGCCATATGTGTAGAGCCAgcattgttattatttaaaattgAACTCAAGACcagactggaattcatttgtaatCGATTATAATGTTTACCGTCTTTATACATATTCAGAGTATTTTGCAAAACAGAATATTGTTTTATTCTAGCATGCTGTGAGGGGTAGAATTAGAAACACCAGataataaacagaacaaaacatactGAAAAGTTGTCCAAAGTTAATGTCCACAGTTACTGTTCTtttttacaattatgttaattatgttCGGTTGTCCTGATGTGTGAGGGAAGTCATCCTGTTCCCACGCCTTGTTCATGTGATCGTTGTTTTTCTGAGTGTTTTACTTGTTTCCTGTAAcagaaaatatgtcaaaacaaCGCTTTCCTTCCGACCGAAAAATCGTTCATTCCCCAATCAGGCCTATTCTCTTTTTAAGGGGAGATTTCAAAAGATTTCAAGCCGGAAGGCCGGCATTTGAATAcgttttcagtttgtttgttggaCATTTGGCAAAAATCGAGGAAATTTTAGAGGATTATCTTGCCCCCATTCagaagtgtttgtgaatgcagcgtAAGGGCATACCCTTCTTGAAACCAATTTCAACACCGAACACACTGGTGGCTATACCTCGGAAATGATCATTTGATGTAGACAAGGTCTTGACCTTAGACAaggttttattgaaattttatacTCCTTCTATAAGCTATTTCTTTTTCAGTATTATTATGAGCTCTTCACTGTAGGTTCTTCATTTTGATTATCTTACTGCCGTTACTTAAGCCTCTAAAAACTCCATCAACTGATTAGGTTGGCAAGAAAGTGAAGATCGCTTCTGCAATGAGTAATCTCAAACGTGTGGCATTACAACAAGGCGGCAAATCTCCAATTATCATATTTGCGGACACCAGAGACCGTACGTATGACTTATTTCTATCTCCTAGATCTTGTTCTTACGTTGATGTAAATTATTATACTCTTAAGTACTGGCTAAAGGGGCCTGTAGCTCTACCTTTTACTACGTTTTTTCACTATAAATTTTGGTATTTTATGCCAATCGCAAGacacatgttgaaacacctactgCCTAGCTTGCCAGCATAGCTCAATAACTGGACAATACAATGCTATCTTCACATTTGAATTAGAGTCCGAGCAAGATTTAACCtatcaacaatagcaatgcagtTCGAGACACGGTTCgagacccggtaggtccagaATAAAAGACTAACTATCAGAGGACGctgagttcgagactctagcacggtgtaGTACCCCTGAGCAAGGCTCTCTACTCCCCCATTGCTCCATTGGGTTGTGAGTAAATtgtgggtacctcatcctgtaactGGGTTCGCCTGTCGGAGGATGAATATTAAAAAGTatatacatgtgtagactgaatagacaagctaaatactatgtatctcaacatgctttggggagtagaacaagtaaCTATTTTTGGCATAGAATGAAAAATAGCATTCTTCAGAAATTACCGATGAACAGCTACTGGTCTTTTAGATGAATCGACGATTTTGAAGGTTGAGGTGATGGTAAAACGTTTTCCAAACTTACTCAAGACCTATAAGCGGTTATGTTACGATTGATTTTGTTCATCACCACGGTTTCCCCCTTAGTGGCAACAAATTGGCCTCGAACTCTGGACCGGTGCGTAGACCATCTTTTTGGCACTTGCATTACAAAACAATTTTAGTAACCCTTACTGAGTAAGTGCGTCGTTTCTTTTATACTGAGGTACTCGAAGAAAGTGTTAAGATGTTATTTTCTTCAAAGAGAGAGTTTATGGCTGTCCATAATAGTAAACTTCACTtgacttttgtttttttttatctcagCGGACGAGGCTGTGTTAATGGGTCATGATGCGCTGTTCTTCAACACGGGCAGGATTTGCTGTGCTGCTTCTCGCACATTTGTTCAAGAGGAAATCTATGATGAATTTGTGAAACGCAGTATAGAAAAAGCCAAAGCCAGATCAATAGGAAATCCTTTGGTGAATACCGATGCTGAATCGGGTCCTCAGGTGAGATGTTTATATCCTTGTCATTTGACCAAAGCAAGTACCGTATGTCCTTAGAAATCCCTGTGCATATTAATTTTGCTGAGTTTACAGCAGATCAGAGCTACTTAACTATCAACTTTCAGAAGTGTCCTGCcgcaaagaaagagaaaaagtatCATGTCACGTGAATTTTCAGAAAGAGAGTGTAATATTATTTAAAtcacatgtacattttatacAATATCCTTTCGGAAGAAATATAGAGTTCTTAGTTAAGGTTGAGCTGCATgatgccaacacagtttttttttcaaagcaatatttctcattaaagatgacatgaaaaccccCTCATATTATATATCTTCAAAACGCAGAGACTTTAAAGCACAGACTTTCCCCATAGAGCCCTATGGCCGTATAACTTTTCGCCGAGGCTGCTGGGTAAATTTGGAGCTCATGCGCACATGGCTTACGACGTGACTTGACCCCGCAATATCcagcgaatttcaaaatcaataaacgTAAACAATGGCTAGCGACGGCAAATATTTCGCGTTGTCCCATTGATAAAGGCAATAGAGAACAAACGGAAAACCTCAACAAAAAGACTGCAGCAGTCGGATAACTACTTCCCAGCAGAAGGTCATCGAATTGTGCAGCGTGAAACTGTTTTCAGAGGTAATTTTGTGGTGGTATGCCGACGATATGCCGTACGCGTACCTACGTACtgccatggggggggggggtcgtggTGTCGGTAAGGCCTGGACGGGCGTGATCAACATTGTGGTGGCACGGCACACCTTCGTGAGTTCATTGGCATATAAGTTGATATTTGCAGGTTTTTTAGGTCTTGAGTGCCACACACACGGCATTGACGTGTCAGCATGGAGGTATGCTTCTCCTCAGAGGGTCTGTCACCGCTCACCTCCTCCATTTTCTAGGTCAAATAAGCCAATCCTATGTGTCAAAAGACGGAAAATAGGCTATGCATAAAATCCCGTTCCCTCATTTATAGTCGCGTTCCCGACTTGGTTGTTGGTGGAAATGTTAGGTGATGTATTTAGGTATCTGGGAAAATTAGCGGTTTCAACATGGAAAATCTCATTCAATTTCTCCATGTCCTCTAAAAAGGACAGAAGAAATGCCCAGAAAACTtcagaaaatcacaaatttttgagagcgattttcaaaaatatgtaatttacgaacgaaatgacagaatttcacCGGGTTTTTACTGTCTTTCTGTCTTGCGATTTGCGCATGTGAAAAATGTTTTCAGCCAGTTGTTGATTCAGAATCGGACGTGATTCCAAGTCAAGCAAAAACCTGTCCGCATGAGCCGATGGCGGCGCTCTTCAAAAAAATGACGTCCTTTCTCATTAACCTCCCCTATAGAAAGTTATACGGCTATGGGAAAGTTGTTTTTGTAAAGTTGAGAATTGTAGcggtagtttactcgaagggtGAAGTGGGTTTATATTGGGGTAAAAAAAACcttaattttggtattaatgtttaacattaatttaagtcaaaaacttgactctattttctgaaatttaatatttcacttaaaagaagagtatatgaagaaaacaacgactattttatttggcattatctttTCTCATTCcaaaatggcaagggtttaaagattgacactcaaaaaattggTTACTTACTATTTTTATTTGCAACTGGGCTTGTTTGAAAAGTTGTATCGGTTTTTCCTGCTAACCATTACAAAATGGGCCTAATGGGTTAAATCTGCGATATGCGTGTTTTGAGCCGTGTTAATTGCCTTGAAAAACGGCTGCAAAGACGTGTCATGTAAAATCAAGCTCGTCGTAATCCAAGCTACTCGTACGCAGATATGACATTATGTTTGAAAGGAAAAAGTGGTCGCAAGATACACTAATAACAgccaggttttgcaaaatctcTAGTTGAATGCTCATTAATTGGTACGTTTGTTTCCGAATTCCCCAAAATTAAGCCAAGTTGATCGGCGGGAGCGATTGAGACGATCTGATGATCTAGCAGCGCAGCCTTGCGGCGTAGAttgaaatgcgccggcgcaATGTTGGTGCAGATTTATTCTGAGAGTTAACATGCCTCAGTGCATATACCTGAGAAGCAAAGTGAAATCAGTCACATTTTGAGGACACTGTCTTTCTACAGATTAACAAAAGGCAGTTTGACAAAGTTATGGAGCTAATAGAGAGCGGAAAAAAAGAAGGTGCAAAACTTGGATGTGGGGGTTTTCGTCATGGTGAAACCGGTTATTTTGTTCAGCCAACTGTCTTCTATGATGTTAGAGATGACATGAGAATCGCACAAGAGGAGGTAAGGAACAATGGAAGAATTTGAAAAGCCTTCCAACTACATATAAGGATTTAAGAATGCAAACTgactaaggccaagaaaaataaaagtttgtttctcatgctCACGCGCTTCAATTCAGACCCACAGCATTAACCTTTTTTGCtcatgaagaaataaaataaaaataaacacaaaaatacgcgacgatagtgcataacacagtgctgtataaaacagaaccgtgAACAAAATAGTTTACACTAACATTCCactcagaactgtacacatacttcactgttatattacgctgtcaaaactgtgcattgctgcatttaaagtcaaaccgcagaactgttgctatacaaaatcaataaaaccgCTGGCTGTGCATtatatctctgcgtgcattcctatgttgttttcatgtttttcccGCGtttttgttgattgaagaatgaaaaaaaaatgagagtaaaaaaccgcgtcaccgcatcattttttaaatatgtctaggatgagaaacaaatttttgtttttcttggcctaatcaACTTGATTTTTACAcgatatttgaaaaatgaatcaGGGTTTGTTTAACAAGAAATTATCAACCACTTCTATTTAGTTGTCGATACCGAACATTTtgcttttaatgtgttttgctCTCATTTTCCAAAATATCATTTCCCTCGCAAAAAATGTTCTGTAGTTTCGTGGAAATTGTTCATCTTTCTTGTTCACATTATTACATGACATATCTATGACCcaatttactttactttactattGCTAGGGTCCCAGCCATAGCTCACGCGATTGTATTTGAAATCGATTCGTTTGAGGTCAAAGCTACCTGATGAAATATGGtcaatatatgtacatgtagtatatgtGTAGTGAACATGACGGCGTTATCGTTAATCGTTGTTTTTAATTATGTGTATCTGTACCAATGAAAGTTAAACAGATTCAGTTACTTCAAATAAAGAAAAGTGTGTCCTGCGACGGGCAATCAGGAGACGTTATTGGCTTATCTCCTTTTTGAATATTGctcactgaaatttgaaaaataaaattatcgtaattttgatatttcttgaaaCACTGTGACACAAACAATGAGAGCTTTATCGTTGTTTTATGTTGATCTCGTACAGATATTTGGTCCAGTTcagtgcattttaaaatttaaaagcacTGACGAGGTGATTGAGAGAGCCAACAATACAAAGTATGGCCTTGCTGCAGCAGTCTTCACAAAGGATATTGATAAAGCTATCAAAGTCTCAAATTCCATTGATGCAGGAACTGTATGGTAAGTTTGGATCAAACACCATATCACATTACACATTCTTTATATTTTCCCCATCTTGCAAACAAGCGCACATCTTGCACTCTGGCTCTTATGCTCTATTGTTTGGTGTATAGAATTACAGCAGAAGCGCAAGACATGCACCTGTGGTCTTTGACCCGTCATATACGTTGAGGTTCATTTGAGTCACACTTGAATCTAAAGTCAATCGTGCTAGGTCCTTGTTCTTTTGTTTAGTTAGAGCCTGgaataaattgcattttgatagCTGTTCAACTCCAAAATCAGTCTGAGCAGTAGACATTCGCCTGTTTAAGTTATACAGCTGCGTGCAGCCTGCGTTGCTAAGTATGTAGATAATTTCTCACCAACTATCGACCGGACTGAAGTAGTATGGATGATGtatatatgtaataaaaataatcacaCTAAGGTGTAGAGATCTGGTAAGAGTTGTTAGTATAATTGTAACTTTGACAAGAAATATCAATTTGCATTGGTACCCTAAGTGTAATGTTTTACTCCGTGGATGCTCTAAGTGTAATGCTGCTGGGTGGAAATCTTGATCACAGAATGCTATGTACAGGTAGTCTTCGCTGTTGTTTTGTGATTTGCCAACTAACTTTATAAAGGAGACGAGATTTAAATGTACTAAAAGGCAGCCTGGCACACAGTGTTTGTCGCAATTATGTTTTATGACTCTACTACCGGTTGATTTCCCCAATACTCATCTAACGTTCTTTAGACTTACTTTTCGATTATGATATTGAACAAATTACATGCGCAACGACTGTATCTCCGACTGGGAATTTAGTCCTGGTCCCACAGTGAGTGAGACTACCCACTATTccccatgatctgtacacacggagatcactcacagaactgaagcaaatttcttctgtacactgaacaactcggtccatatttcaaaatcctggcaacatagttctgataatcataattttctgttttctcccTGGGAATTATGAGAAGATCAACcacttttccgcggaggagatagcaattttgtaattttttcgacatagatttttgacagcactacacaatattttcaaggaaacaaagggaataagttgcacctgtgttggcaaaagaaaggatattgactttttttaatgttcgtaacaaaggaaatttgcatgtctgacagatggtgtgatgagaccatcttagttgctgataactttatcttgaaaagtgtgcaatttttagcacctgcaaacatcgacttcttattcaattcactctattgaattttaaacataatcaataattttggaacatagttttaacaaacaatcctgaatttaaattgtaagttaaaaattgttaagaaactgataaaattgaaaaggcCTCTAgcaaaaaaatgtctgagtgatcACAAATcaagggaattgtgggtagtctcCCTTACTGTGCGTCCGTGTTTCTTGGAGCTGTCtcacacaataatgaatacccTGACTCGTTAACCCTGGGTAGTCGACAAAGATCCCAGCCCTGACCAAATTACGTAGTGTTTTAGAATTACTGGTATTAAAGATAATATGAGTGTATTACTTTTGTTACCAAATATGATGCAATTGAATATTCAACAAGCAAACAAATCTGATGTCTGGTGATATTGCAAGTATAGTAGTTTTTCCCAGGAGAGCAATCAGGCTAGGGCCGTGTTTTAATTTCCTTATAGTCAATAATCATACTTGCAGTCTATGAAGTACTACACGTTAACATGTTAATATTACATGTTTGTCTTCCACGTCGTGTGTGTTTGTGAGAAGTTTTGGATTACTAGATAGAATAATGCATCGCAATGAGAGGATGTAACTGCTCACCGCCTTTCTTCGGGGAATACCTAGGGAGTGTACGTCGAGACATGGAAACAGAGTAGTGGctcaaagtcttcaaagatagAAACATCGTTATGTCTTATAAATAGATGTTACATACTACCCCGTGTCGTCCCTTCTTCCTTTTCCCCTCTGCTTCCCCTGTCTTCGTAAACATATCTCTCAAGTACATGATCATTTACATGCAAGTAAAATATAAACTCATGTCATAGCCTGTACATGTGGACTTCATGCATGATCAGAGCCCCTCACACTGCTACGtcaatatcattatcatttaaTGGTTTTGTTTGTGATTTCTTGCCTTGTTGGTCATTCGATAAAGGTTATAAGTGTAGATATTACTTGATAATATCAAAGTGAATGACCTTTGTAACAAAGGGATCAGTTTTTTTATCAGTAAGGAACATTAATCAGATGAGAGAGATCAAAGTATTGGAGTAGATCTCACATCTACAGTGCATACTAAAATCATTCAAATACAAGCTGATAAATTCAGAATAATGTCAATATAGAGGGATTTTTTTATCTCATAAAAACTTCATCGcgtttcttcatatcctttcaTGGACTTGC includes the following:
- the LOC139125730 gene encoding aldehyde dehydrogenase 1A1-like; protein product: MSKSIAAPVVKYTQLLINNEFVNSTSGKTFPTINPSTGEKICDVQEADKADVDIAVRAARKAFQLGSPWRNMDPSARGKLLYKLADLIEREKEYLAALESLDNGMRYCDALEEAEDGSNLFRYFAGFADKIDGRTIPVDGPYLSYTRTEPIGVCGALLPWNYPLGITFWKISQALACGNTVILKPSEETPLTALYVASLVLEAGFPPGVVNVLPGYGSTAGAAIAEHMDVDKLFFTGTIEVGKKVKIASAMSNLKRVALQQGGKSPIIIFADTRDPDEAVLMGHDALFFNTGRICCAASRTFVQEEIYDEFVKRSIEKAKARSIGNPLVNTDAESGPQINKRQFDKVMELIESGKKEGAKLGCGGFRHGETGYFVQPTVFYDVRDDMRIAQEEIFGPVQCILKFKSTDEVIERANNTKYGLAAAVFTKDIDKAIKVSNSIDAGTVWVNTYSIIQFGAPFGGNKMSFDSRDLGECGLREYTKTKTVTVKLSQDC